From a region of the Helicobacter hepaticus ATCC 51449 genome:
- a CDS encoding group III truncated hemoglobin, which translates to MTFEKINVDSIRKLMDIFYAKVRADKSGLGDIFNTKIGTSDEVWEVHKAKIANFWQGMLLNSGDYNGQPLKAHLDLPPFPRELFNVWLNLFEESLRAVYAKEEHISLILQRAQMIAQRFQYIIYESGLHH; encoded by the coding sequence ATGACTTTTGAAAAAATTAATGTGGATTCTATTCGTAAGCTTATGGATATTTTTTATGCAAAAGTGCGTGCGGATAAAAGTGGTTTAGGCGATATTTTTAATACAAAAATTGGCACAAGTGATGAGGTGTGGGAAGTGCATAAAGCAAAGATTGCAAATTTTTGGCAAGGAATGCTTTTAAATAGTGGTGATTATAATGGGCAGCCTCTCAAAGCTCACCTTGATTTACCACCTTTTCCACGCGAGCTTTTTAATGTGTGGCTTAATTTATTTGAAGAAAGCTTAAGGGCAGTATATGCAAAAGAGGAGCATATTTCGCTGATATTGCAACGCGCTCAAATGATAGCTCAAAGATTCCAATATATAATATATGAGAGCGGGTTGCATCACTAA